In a single window of the Cucumis melo cultivar AY chromosome 11, USDA_Cmelo_AY_1.0, whole genome shotgun sequence genome:
- the LOC103495951 gene encoding septum-promoting GTP-binding protein 1, whose product MPRPSRKHPLRRFTLRRRTALKRRAWHFFDSILTCYSSKKPQAYDDVALASTSVVVVDEEFVAETLAPSLCHNQDLVSLKISLLGDSQIGKTSFLVKYVGNEMDEGKSEQTGLKLMDKTLMVRGARISYSIWEVEGDSKSQDYISTACKGSVAILYMFDLTSRRTLNNTVRWYRQARRWNKTAIPVLIGTKFDDFIQLPIDLQWAIASEARSYAKALNATLFFSSATYNINVNKIFKFITAKLFDLPWTIERNLTIGEPIIDF is encoded by the exons ATGCCTCGCCCTTCTCGTAAACACCCTCTTCGCCGCTTCACCCTTAGACGCCGCACCGCTCTCAAGCGTCGCGCTTGGCACTTTTTCGACTCCATTTTAACGTGTTATAGCTCCAAGAAGCCTCAGGCGTATGATGATGTCGCTTTGGCTTCTACGTCTGTCGTCGTCGTCGATGAAGAGTTTGTGGCTGAGACTCTTGCACCTTCCTTGTGCCATAACCAAGATTTGGTGTCTTTGAAGATCAGCCTCTTGGGTGATAGCCAGATTGGGAAGACGAGTTTTCTG GTGAAATATGTTGGGAATGAAATGGATGAGGGGAAGAGTGAGCAGACAGGATTGAAGTTGATGGACAAAACATTAATGGTTAGAGGGGCAAGAATTTCTTATAGCATTTGGGAAGTGGAAG GTGATAGCAAATCTCAAGATTATATTTCAACAGCTTGCAAGGGCTCTGTAGCTATTCTTTATATGTTTGATCTAACTAGTAGGCGTACTTTAAACAA CACTGTAAGGTGGTATAGACAAGCACGGAGGTGGAATAAG ACGGCAATTCCAGTTTTGATAGGAACAAAGTTTGATGATTTCATCCAACTCCCCATTGATTTGCAATGGGCAATTGCAAGTGAG GCAAGATCTTACGCCAAGGCACTGAATGCTACATTATTCTTCTCAAGTGCAACTTACAACATCAATGTCAATAAAATCTTCAAATTCATCACAGCAAAGCTCTTTGACCTGCCATGGACTATCGAGCGCAACTTGACGATTGGAGAGCCTATAATCGATTTCTAG
- the LOC103495952 gene encoding glutamate receptor 3.4-like isoform X1, producing MKVFWIRSRHLVKTRVMLFALLFGIWMPLGVIGVPKNITTSSNPTVLNVGVLFTFDSVIGRSAQPAILAAMDDINADNDILQGTKLNLILHDTNCSGFLGTVEALQLMQDEVVAAIGPQSSGIAHVISHVINELHIPLLSFGATDPALSAQEYQYFVRTTQSDYFQMNAIADIVDHFGWREVVAIFVDDDNGRSGISALSDALAKKRAKISYKAALPPGSPNSAISDLLVSINLMESRVYIVHVNPDSGLSVFSIAKKLQMLDSGYVWIATDWLPSFLDSFETNSPDVMNQLQGVVALRHHTPDGNLKKNFISKWRNLKFKKSPNFNSYALYAYDSVWLAARALDTFIKEGGNISFSNDPKLRENNGSMLHLKSLRVFNGGEQLLQTIKKTNFTGVSGRIQFGDDRNLINPTYDILNIGGTGSRRIGYWSNYSGLSAIAPEKLYTKPLNASPNNHLYSVIWPGEITTIPRGWVFPHNGKPLQIVVPNRVSYKAFVSKDNNPLGVKGYCIDVFEAAINLLSYPVPHTYILYGDGKDTPEYSNLVYEVSQNKYDAAVGDITIVTNRTKIVDFTQPFMESGLVVVTVVKGEKSSPWAFLRPFTIQMWAVTALFFIFVGAVVWILEHRTNEEFRGPPRQQLITIFWFSFSTMFFSHKENTVSTLGRLVLIIWLFVVLIINSSYTASLTSILTVQQLTSKIEGIDSLISSKDAIGVQEGSFALNYLTDELNIEGSRIIKLKNQDEYDDALRRGPENGGVAAIVDELPYVELFLAGTNCVFKTVGQEFTKSGWGFAFQRDSPLAVDLSTAILQLSENGDLQKIHDKWLSRSECSLGLNQADINQLSLSSFWGLFLICGISCFIALLIFFFRVLFQYRRFTPETQPEVEQIEPVRTRRLSRTTSFMLFVDKKEAEVKDKLKRKSSDNKQASQSLEGHSNSPP from the exons ATGAAGGTGTTTTGGATTAGGAGTCGTCATTTAGTCAAAACAAGAGTGATGCTATTTGCATTGTTGTTTGGGATTTGGATGCCTTTGGGAGTCATTGGTGTCCCTAAAAACATTACCACTTCTTCAAATCCAACGGTGTTGAATGTTGGAGTTCTCTTCACTTTCGATTCGGTTATTGGAAGGTCTGCACAGCCAGCGATTTTAGCTGCCATGGATGACATCAATGCTGATAACGACATTCTTCAAGGAACAAAGCTAAACTTGATCCTACACGACACGAACTGCAGCGGATTTCTTGGAACTGTGGAAG CCTTGCAGTTGATGCAGGATGAAGTGGTTGCTGCTATTGGGCCACAATCTTCGGGCATCGCTCATGTCATTTCCCATGTTATTAATGAACTCCATATTCCACTTCTATCATTTGGAGCTACAGATCCTGCTTTATCTGCACAGGAATACCAATATTTCGTTCGAACCACACAGAGTGATTACTTCCAGATGAATGCAATTGCTGATATAGTAGATCATTTTGGATGGAGAGAGGTTGTTGCCATTTTTGTAGATGATGATAATGGCAGGAGTGGGATATCTGCATTGAGTGATGCCTTGGCGAAGAAGCGAGCCAAAATCTCATATAAGGCTGCTCTTCCTCCTGGATCCCCCAATAGCGCAATAAGCGACTTGTTGGTTTCGATCAACCTGATGGAATCTCGAGTTTACATTGTACACGTCAACCCTGACAGTGGTTTATCAGTATTTTCAATAGCTAAGAAACTTCAGATGTTAGATAGTGGCTATGTTTGGATCGCAACAGATTGGCTTCCTTCTTTTCTTGATTCTTTTGAAACAAATAGTCCTGATGTAATGAATCAGCTACAAGGTGTTGTTGCTCTTCGTCACCACACCCCTGATGGCAATCTGAAGAAAAACTTTATCTCCAAATGGAGGAATCTAAAATTCAAAAAGAGTCCAAACTTCAACTCTTATGCACTCTATGCATACGACTCTGTTTGGTTAGCAGCTCGTGCTCTCGACACATTCATTAAAGAAGGTGGAAATATATCCTTTTCCAATGACCCGAAGTTACGTGAAAATAATGGAAGCATGCTGCACTTAAAATCCCTCCGTGTGTTTAATGGCGGTGAACAACTTCTACAAACAATTAAGAAAACGAACTTCACAGGTGTAAGTGGGCGAATTCAATTTGGTGATGATAGAAATTTGATTAATCCAACTTATGATATCCTCAACATTGGGGGAACTGGTTCACGTAGAATTGGTTACTGGTCAAATTATTCTGGTCTATCAGCTATTGCACCAGAAAAGTTGTATACCAAGCCTCTTAATGCTTCCCCAAATAACCATCTCTATAGTGTCATATGGCCCGGTGAAATAACGACCATTCCTCGAGGATGGGTGTTTCCACACAATGGGAAACCATTACAAATTGTAGTACCTAACCGAGTGAGTTACAAAGCCTTTGTGTCTAAAGATAACAATCCTCTAGGTGTTAAAGGATATTGTATAGATGTGTTTGAAGCAGCCATAAACTTGTTGTCTTATCCAGTTCCtcacacatatatattatatggaGATGGAAAGGACACTCCTGAGTATAGCAATCTTGTATATGAAGTTTCACAAAAT AAATATGATGCGGCTGTTGGAGATATTACTATTGTAACAAATAGGACGAAGATTGTAGACTTCACACAACCATTTATGGAATCGGGACTTGTTGTAGTTACTGTCGTCAAAGGGGAGAAGTCTAGTCCATGGGCTTTTCTCAGGCCATTTACTATTCAAATGTGGGCTGTCACTgctttattctttatttttgttgGAGCCGTTGTCTGGATTCTTGAGCATCGGACTAACGAAGAGTTTCGTGGTCCACCGAGGCAACAACTAATTACAATATTTTG GTTTAGTTTCTCGACAATGTTCTTTTCTCATA AGGAAAACACAGTAAGCACTCTCGGAAGATTGGTGCTGATAATATGGCTTTTTGTTGTGTTAATTATCAACTCAAGCTACACAGCTAGTTTGACGTCGATTTTAACGGTGCAACAACTAACATCGAAGATTGAAGGGATTGATAGCTTAATCTCTAGCAAAGATGCCATTGGAGTTCAGGAAGGGTCATTTGCATTGAATTATTTGACTGATGAACTGAATATAGAAGGATCTAGGATCATTAAACTGAAAAATCAGGATGAGTATGATGATGCTCTTCGGCGTGGACCAGAAAATGGTGGGGTCGCTGCCATTGTTGACGAGCTTCCTTATGTTGAACTTTTTCTGGCTGGTACCAATTGCGTATTCAAGACAGTTGGACAAGAGTTTACGAAAAGCGGATGGGGATTT GCGTTCCAAAGGGACTCTCCTCTCGCAGTTGATTTATCAACAGCGATTCTTCAACTCTCAGAGAATGGTGATCTTCAAAAGATCCATGACAAATGGCTCTCACGATCTGAGTGTTCCCTGGGTTTGAACCAAGCCGACATAAATCAACTATCACTGAGTAGCTTTTGGGGATTGTTCTTAATTTGTGGCATTTCCTGCTTTATTGCTCTTTTGATATTCTTCTTTCGAGTACTATTCCAATACCGAAGATTTACCCCAGAAACTCAGCCTGAAGTCGAGCAAATTGAACCTGTTAGAACGAGACGCCTTAGTCGTACAACCAGCTTCATGCTTTTTGTAGATAAAAAAGAAGCAGAAGTCAAAGACAAGCTTAAAAGAAAATCAAGTGATAACAAACAAGCTAGCCAGAGTTTAGAGGGCCACTCTAATTCACCTCCATGA
- the LOC103495952 gene encoding glutamate receptor 3.4-like isoform X2 translates to MYMYVALQLMQDEVVAAIGPQSSGIAHVISHVINELHIPLLSFGATDPALSAQEYQYFVRTTQSDYFQMNAIADIVDHFGWREVVAIFVDDDNGRSGISALSDALAKKRAKISYKAALPPGSPNSAISDLLVSINLMESRVYIVHVNPDSGLSVFSIAKKLQMLDSGYVWIATDWLPSFLDSFETNSPDVMNQLQGVVALRHHTPDGNLKKNFISKWRNLKFKKSPNFNSYALYAYDSVWLAARALDTFIKEGGNISFSNDPKLRENNGSMLHLKSLRVFNGGEQLLQTIKKTNFTGVSGRIQFGDDRNLINPTYDILNIGGTGSRRIGYWSNYSGLSAIAPEKLYTKPLNASPNNHLYSVIWPGEITTIPRGWVFPHNGKPLQIVVPNRVSYKAFVSKDNNPLGVKGYCIDVFEAAINLLSYPVPHTYILYGDGKDTPEYSNLVYEVSQNKYDAAVGDITIVTNRTKIVDFTQPFMESGLVVVTVVKGEKSSPWAFLRPFTIQMWAVTALFFIFVGAVVWILEHRTNEEFRGPPRQQLITIFWFSFSTMFFSHKENTVSTLGRLVLIIWLFVVLIINSSYTASLTSILTVQQLTSKIEGIDSLISSKDAIGVQEGSFALNYLTDELNIEGSRIIKLKNQDEYDDALRRGPENGGVAAIVDELPYVELFLAGTNCVFKTVGQEFTKSGWGFAFQRDSPLAVDLSTAILQLSENGDLQKIHDKWLSRSECSLGLNQADINQLSLSSFWGLFLICGISCFIALLIFFFRVLFQYRRFTPETQPEVEQIEPVRTRRLSRTTSFMLFVDKKEAEVKDKLKRKSSDNKQASQSLEGHSNSPP, encoded by the exons ATGTACATGTATGTAGCCTTGCAGTTGATGCAGGATGAAGTGGTTGCTGCTATTGGGCCACAATCTTCGGGCATCGCTCATGTCATTTCCCATGTTATTAATGAACTCCATATTCCACTTCTATCATTTGGAGCTACAGATCCTGCTTTATCTGCACAGGAATACCAATATTTCGTTCGAACCACACAGAGTGATTACTTCCAGATGAATGCAATTGCTGATATAGTAGATCATTTTGGATGGAGAGAGGTTGTTGCCATTTTTGTAGATGATGATAATGGCAGGAGTGGGATATCTGCATTGAGTGATGCCTTGGCGAAGAAGCGAGCCAAAATCTCATATAAGGCTGCTCTTCCTCCTGGATCCCCCAATAGCGCAATAAGCGACTTGTTGGTTTCGATCAACCTGATGGAATCTCGAGTTTACATTGTACACGTCAACCCTGACAGTGGTTTATCAGTATTTTCAATAGCTAAGAAACTTCAGATGTTAGATAGTGGCTATGTTTGGATCGCAACAGATTGGCTTCCTTCTTTTCTTGATTCTTTTGAAACAAATAGTCCTGATGTAATGAATCAGCTACAAGGTGTTGTTGCTCTTCGTCACCACACCCCTGATGGCAATCTGAAGAAAAACTTTATCTCCAAATGGAGGAATCTAAAATTCAAAAAGAGTCCAAACTTCAACTCTTATGCACTCTATGCATACGACTCTGTTTGGTTAGCAGCTCGTGCTCTCGACACATTCATTAAAGAAGGTGGAAATATATCCTTTTCCAATGACCCGAAGTTACGTGAAAATAATGGAAGCATGCTGCACTTAAAATCCCTCCGTGTGTTTAATGGCGGTGAACAACTTCTACAAACAATTAAGAAAACGAACTTCACAGGTGTAAGTGGGCGAATTCAATTTGGTGATGATAGAAATTTGATTAATCCAACTTATGATATCCTCAACATTGGGGGAACTGGTTCACGTAGAATTGGTTACTGGTCAAATTATTCTGGTCTATCAGCTATTGCACCAGAAAAGTTGTATACCAAGCCTCTTAATGCTTCCCCAAATAACCATCTCTATAGTGTCATATGGCCCGGTGAAATAACGACCATTCCTCGAGGATGGGTGTTTCCACACAATGGGAAACCATTACAAATTGTAGTACCTAACCGAGTGAGTTACAAAGCCTTTGTGTCTAAAGATAACAATCCTCTAGGTGTTAAAGGATATTGTATAGATGTGTTTGAAGCAGCCATAAACTTGTTGTCTTATCCAGTTCCtcacacatatatattatatggaGATGGAAAGGACACTCCTGAGTATAGCAATCTTGTATATGAAGTTTCACAAAAT AAATATGATGCGGCTGTTGGAGATATTACTATTGTAACAAATAGGACGAAGATTGTAGACTTCACACAACCATTTATGGAATCGGGACTTGTTGTAGTTACTGTCGTCAAAGGGGAGAAGTCTAGTCCATGGGCTTTTCTCAGGCCATTTACTATTCAAATGTGGGCTGTCACTgctttattctttatttttgttgGAGCCGTTGTCTGGATTCTTGAGCATCGGACTAACGAAGAGTTTCGTGGTCCACCGAGGCAACAACTAATTACAATATTTTG GTTTAGTTTCTCGACAATGTTCTTTTCTCATA AGGAAAACACAGTAAGCACTCTCGGAAGATTGGTGCTGATAATATGGCTTTTTGTTGTGTTAATTATCAACTCAAGCTACACAGCTAGTTTGACGTCGATTTTAACGGTGCAACAACTAACATCGAAGATTGAAGGGATTGATAGCTTAATCTCTAGCAAAGATGCCATTGGAGTTCAGGAAGGGTCATTTGCATTGAATTATTTGACTGATGAACTGAATATAGAAGGATCTAGGATCATTAAACTGAAAAATCAGGATGAGTATGATGATGCTCTTCGGCGTGGACCAGAAAATGGTGGGGTCGCTGCCATTGTTGACGAGCTTCCTTATGTTGAACTTTTTCTGGCTGGTACCAATTGCGTATTCAAGACAGTTGGACAAGAGTTTACGAAAAGCGGATGGGGATTT GCGTTCCAAAGGGACTCTCCTCTCGCAGTTGATTTATCAACAGCGATTCTTCAACTCTCAGAGAATGGTGATCTTCAAAAGATCCATGACAAATGGCTCTCACGATCTGAGTGTTCCCTGGGTTTGAACCAAGCCGACATAAATCAACTATCACTGAGTAGCTTTTGGGGATTGTTCTTAATTTGTGGCATTTCCTGCTTTATTGCTCTTTTGATATTCTTCTTTCGAGTACTATTCCAATACCGAAGATTTACCCCAGAAACTCAGCCTGAAGTCGAGCAAATTGAACCTGTTAGAACGAGACGCCTTAGTCGTACAACCAGCTTCATGCTTTTTGTAGATAAAAAAGAAGCAGAAGTCAAAGACAAGCTTAAAAGAAAATCAAGTGATAACAAACAAGCTAGCCAGAGTTTAGAGGGCCACTCTAATTCACCTCCATGA